In one window of Blattabacterium sp. (Cryptocercus punctulatus) str. Cpu DNA:
- a CDS encoding bifunctional nuclease family protein — MEQLIRLAIRGISLSQIQSGIYVLLLEEESGKIKLPIIIESLQAQSIASAIGKRDISKLFTHDLFLTFAKVFHIRLKSIVIYKLVNGIFFSYILFEKENKEHKIDSKTSDAVALAVRFQSPIYTTKEIFDKAGIYFENGFPENDNFEGELENKNTSSFYFDKENKSKKELEKMTERDLNALLNNAVVNECYELAAKIKKELDHRRE, encoded by the coding sequence ATGGAACAACTAATAAGATTAGCTATACGTGGAATATCCTTAAGTCAAATACAATCTGGAATATATGTTTTATTACTGGAAGAAGAATCTGGAAAAATAAAACTTCCTATTATTATAGAAAGTTTACAAGCTCAATCTATCGCTTCTGCTATAGGTAAAAGAGATATATCTAAATTATTTACACATGATTTATTTTTAACTTTTGCAAAAGTATTTCATATTAGATTAAAATCTATTGTGATATATAAATTAGTAAATGGAATATTTTTTTCTTATATTCTATTTGAAAAAGAAAATAAAGAACATAAAATAGATTCAAAAACATCGGATGCAGTTGCTTTAGCAGTAAGATTTCAATCTCCTATTTATACTACAAAAGAAATTTTTGATAAAGCTGGAATTTATTTTGAAAATGGATTTCCTGAAAATGATAATTTTGAAGGTGAATTAGAAAATAAAAATACTTCCTCTTTTTATTTTGATAAAGAAAATAAAAGTAAAAAAGAATTAGAAAAAATGACCGAAAGAGATCTTAATGCTTTATTGAATAATGCAGTAGTAAATGAATGTTATGAACTTGCGGCAAAAATCAAGAAAGAATTAGATCATAGAAGAGAATAA
- a CDS encoding pyruvate dehydrogenase complex E1 component subunit beta, translating to MKKITFREVIAEAMSEEMRRDNSVYLMGEEVAKYNGAYKASKGMLEEFGPKRVIDTPISELGFSGIGVGSAMNGCRPIIEFMTFNFSLVAMDQIINNAAKIRYMSGGQWNIPIVFRGPTGSAGQLGATHSQSFESWYASCPGLKVVIPCNPYDAKGLLKSSIRDNNPVIFMESEQMYGDTMIIPEEEYLLPIGKADIKKVGTDISLVSFGKIMKLALNIAEKLEKENISVEVIDIRSIRPLDYESILFSVKKTNRLVILEESWPFASIASEVSYIIQKYGFDYLDAPINRITLLDTPAPYSSHLIKNWFPNEEKVINSIKETLYLV from the coding sequence ATGAAAAAAATTACTTTTCGTGAAGTCATAGCGGAAGCTATGAGTGAAGAAATGAGAAGAGATAACTCCGTATATCTAATGGGTGAAGAAGTTGCTAAATATAATGGAGCTTACAAAGCTTCTAAAGGTATGTTAGAAGAATTTGGGCCAAAACGAGTCATTGATACTCCAATATCCGAATTAGGATTTTCTGGTATAGGAGTAGGATCAGCAATGAATGGTTGTCGCCCAATTATTGAATTTATGACATTTAATTTTTCTTTGGTAGCAATGGATCAAATTATTAATAATGCTGCAAAAATACGTTATATGAGTGGTGGACAATGGAATATTCCTATTGTTTTTAGGGGACCTACTGGATCTGCTGGACAATTAGGAGCTACCCATTCTCAATCTTTTGAAAGTTGGTATGCAAGTTGTCCGGGTTTAAAAGTAGTAATTCCATGTAATCCATATGATGCTAAAGGACTTTTAAAATCTTCTATTAGAGATAATAACCCCGTAATTTTTATGGAATCTGAACAAATGTATGGTGATACTATGATTATTCCAGAAGAAGAATACCTACTACCTATTGGAAAGGCAGATATAAAAAAAGTAGGAACTGATATAAGTTTAGTTTCTTTTGGAAAAATTATGAAATTGGCTTTAAATATAGCAGAAAAATTAGAAAAAGAAAATATTAGTGTAGAAGTAATAGATATTCGAAGTATTCGTCCATTAGATTATGAATCTATACTTTTTTCTGTAAAAAAAACCAATCGTTTAGTTATTTTAGAGGAATCATGGCCTTTTGCTTCAATAGCTTCTGAAGTTTCATATATTATACAAAAATATGGATTTGATTACCTTGATGCTCCTATTAATAGAATAACTTTACTAGATACACCAGCACCTTATTCTTCCCATTTGATAAAGAATTGGTTTCCAAATGAAGAAAAAGTAATTAACTCCATAAAAGAGACACTGTATCTTGTTTAA
- the ndk gene encoding nucleoside-diphosphate kinase, whose product MIIGKITLAIIKPDAVKKGYIGPILFHIINAGFFIRAIKMTEISKKLAKKFYYEHKKNLFFESLVKFMSSGPIVLIILEKENAVKNFRNLIGNKNPIKAKVGTIRKLYASSLEKNAIHGSDSDKNAFRECRFYFSDIEIFF is encoded by the coding sequence ATGATAATAGGAAAAATTACATTAGCTATTATAAAACCTGATGCTGTTAAAAAAGGATATATAGGACCTATTTTATTTCATATTATTAATGCTGGATTTTTTATAAGAGCAATTAAAATGACGGAAATTTCCAAAAAATTAGCTAAAAAATTTTATTATGAACATAAAAAAAATTTATTTTTCGAATCGTTAGTGAAATTCATGTCTTCTGGACCAATAGTATTGATTATCCTAGAAAAGGAAAATGCAGTAAAAAATTTTAGAAATTTAATAGGAAATAAAAATCCAATAAAAGCCAAAGTAGGAACTATACGTAAATTATATGCAAGTTCTTTAGAAAAAAATGCTATTCATGGATCCGATAGCGATAAGAATGCTTTTAGAGAATGTCGATTTTATTTTTCTGATATAGAAATATTCTTTTAA
- a CDS encoding dihydrofolate reductase translates to MKIVLISAISKNGFIGKNNKLMWHLPNDLKRFKNMTIGEIVLMGRKTFESIGKPLPGRKNIILTKKNKIKLSYSYNGIFKIFSSLKEVYDLNYKKIFVIGGEKIYTSTINKAKILELTIIHKKFYGDAKFPKINFKKWEKKYEFFYEKDQNHLYDYSFVRYEKKGE, encoded by the coding sequence ATGAAAATTGTACTGATCTCTGCGATTTCTAAAAATGGATTTATAGGAAAAAATAATAAATTAATGTGGCATCTTCCTAATGATTTAAAAAGATTTAAAAATATGACTATTGGAGAAATTGTTCTTATGGGTAGAAAAACTTTTGAATCAATTGGTAAACCACTACCAGGTAGAAAAAATATCATATTAACAAAAAAAAATAAAATAAAATTATCATATTCTTATAACGGAATTTTTAAAATTTTTTCTTCTTTAAAAGAAGTATATGATTTAAATTATAAAAAAATATTTGTTATAGGAGGAGAAAAAATATATACTTCTACTATAAATAAAGCAAAAATTCTAGAATTAACCATCATTCATAAAAAATTTTACGGTGATGCAAAATTTCCCAAAATAAATTTTAAAAAATGGGAAAAAAAATATGAATTTTTTTATGAAAAAGATCAAAATCATTTATACGATTATAGTTTTGTTCGATACGAAAAAAAAGGGGAATAG
- a CDS encoding thiamine pyrophosphate-dependent enzyme yields the protein MNKKKKNNKFNFKSFGVSSFYLFKKMILNDYKLAKISREISILGRKEVLNGRAKFGIFGDGKEIPQIAMAKIFKNGDFRSGYYRDQTFMIAIGVLNVRSFFSQLYAHSDLEEEPVSSGRMMTSHFGTRLLNYDGNWKNLMNKKNSSADISSTASQMPRLLGLAQASKIYKNLKNLKKTHKIFSHNGNEVAFGTIGNASISEGLFWETVNASSVLQIPIIISIWDDEYGISVTNRYQFSKKNISDILYGFQRNKKENGIEIIRVNGSNYIDLTKTYIKADKIARYEHVPVIIHVTNLTQPQGHSTSSSHERYKSKERLEWEKKNDGIKKFRDWILNFKIENEPGVFQNIADIHFLDKIDIEAKKYVHSEQKKAWESFQKPIERIKNEAITILEKLQNTFPCKKWIKNHIKELHINKHLYTKKFIFCIVRRSLYLLSEEEFYKKNFLIKWLKEKFNKEKENYSSNLYSISKKSSIKITEIKPIYSDYEVDGRIILRDNFDKLLELYPDLLIFGEDVGKIGDVNQGLEGLQNKYGEIRIFDTGIRESTILGQGIGLAMRGLRPIVEIQYIDYILYALQIMSDDLATLQYRTKGGQKAPVIIRTRGHRLEGIWHSGSPMGGIINYLRGILILVPRNMVKAAGFYNTLLYGDDPALVIECLNGYRIKEKLPKNLGYFRIPIGIVEVTRIGKDITIVTYGSTWRIVNEASNELSKINIETEVIDIQSLLPFDLRKDIEKSLKKTNRLLIIDEDVPGGASAYILQKILEEQKGYYYLDCPPITITAKEHRPPYGSDGDYFSKPSIEDIVEKVLKIMHNN from the coding sequence ATGAATAAAAAAAAAAAGAACAATAAATTTAACTTTAAAAGTTTTGGAGTTTCCTCTTTTTATTTGTTTAAGAAAATGATTTTAAATGATTATAAATTAGCAAAAATAAGTCGTGAAATAAGTATTTTAGGACGTAAAGAAGTTTTAAATGGTAGAGCTAAATTTGGAATATTTGGAGATGGAAAAGAAATTCCTCAAATAGCTATGGCTAAAATTTTTAAAAATGGAGATTTTAGATCTGGATATTATAGAGATCAAACTTTTATGATTGCCATTGGAGTTTTAAATGTAAGAAGTTTTTTTTCTCAGTTATATGCACATTCTGATTTAGAGGAAGAACCGGTATCTTCTGGTAGAATGATGACATCTCATTTTGGTACACGTCTACTCAATTATGATGGTAATTGGAAAAATTTAATGAACAAAAAAAATTCTAGTGCAGATATTTCTTCTACTGCTTCTCAAATGCCAAGATTATTAGGGTTAGCTCAAGCTTCCAAAATTTATAAAAATTTAAAAAATTTAAAAAAAACACATAAAATATTTTCTCATAATGGAAATGAAGTAGCTTTTGGAACTATTGGAAACGCAAGTATTTCTGAAGGATTATTTTGGGAAACTGTGAATGCATCTTCAGTATTACAAATACCAATCATTATTTCTATTTGGGATGATGAATATGGAATATCTGTTACTAATAGGTATCAATTCTCAAAAAAAAATATTAGTGATATTTTATATGGATTTCAAAGAAATAAAAAAGAAAATGGAATAGAAATTATTCGTGTAAATGGATCCAATTATATAGATCTTACAAAGACTTATATAAAAGCAGATAAAATAGCACGTTATGAACATGTTCCTGTAATAATACATGTTACTAATTTAACTCAGCCACAAGGACATTCTACTTCTTCATCACATGAAAGATATAAATCCAAAGAACGTTTAGAATGGGAAAAAAAAAATGATGGAATAAAAAAATTTAGAGATTGGATTTTAAATTTTAAGATTGAAAATGAACCAGGAGTATTTCAGAATATTGCAGATATTCATTTTTTAGATAAAATAGATATAGAAGCAAAAAAATATGTTCATTCTGAACAAAAAAAGGCTTGGGAATCTTTTCAAAAACCTATTGAAAGAATAAAAAATGAAGCTATAACTATTTTAGAAAAGTTGCAAAATACATTTCCTTGTAAAAAATGGATAAAAAATCATATCAAAGAATTACATATAAATAAACATTTATATACTAAAAAATTCATATTTTGTATTGTTCGAAGATCTTTATATTTACTTTCTGAAGAAGAATTTTATAAAAAAAATTTCCTGATAAAATGGTTAAAAGAAAAATTTAATAAAGAAAAAGAAAATTATTCTTCAAATTTATATAGCATTTCTAAAAAATCATCAATAAAAATTACCGAAATTAAACCAATTTATTCTGATTATGAAGTAGATGGAAGAATAATTTTAAGAGATAATTTTGATAAATTATTAGAACTATATCCTGATCTTTTAATTTTTGGAGAAGATGTTGGTAAAATTGGAGATGTCAATCAAGGATTAGAAGGACTTCAAAATAAATATGGAGAAATACGTATTTTTGATACTGGAATACGAGAATCTACAATCCTTGGACAAGGAATAGGTCTTGCAATGCGAGGACTTCGTCCCATAGTTGAAATTCAATATATAGATTATATTCTTTATGCTTTGCAAATCATGAGTGATGATTTAGCAACTTTGCAATATAGAACAAAAGGTGGACAAAAAGCCCCCGTTATTATTAGAACTAGGGGGCATCGTTTAGAAGGGATCTGGCATTCTGGATCTCCTATGGGAGGAATTATTAATTATTTAAGAGGTATTTTGATACTTGTTCCCAGAAATATGGTAAAAGCAGCCGGTTTTTATAATACTTTGTTATATGGGGACGATCCTGCTTTAGTAATTGAGTGTCTAAATGGTTATAGAATCAAGGAAAAATTACCAAAAAATTTAGGTTATTTTAGAATTCCAATTGGAATAGTAGAAGTTACTAGGATAGGAAAAGATATCACTATAGTTACTTATGGTTCTACATGGAGAATTGTTAATGAAGCATCAAATGAATTATCTAAAATTAATATAGAAACTGAAGTAATTGATATTCAATCTTTATTACCTTTTGATCTTCGAAAAGATATTGAAAAAAGTTTAAAAAAAACAAATCGATTATTAATTATTGACGAGGATGTTCCAGGAGGGGCCTCTGCTTATATTTTACAAAAAATATTAGAAGAACAAAAGGGGTACTATTATTTAGATTGTCCACCTATTACAATTACGGCTAAAGAACATCGTCCACCTTATGGATCAGATGGAGATTATTTTTCTAAACCATCTATTGAAGATATTGTAGAAAAAGTATTGAAAATAATGCATAATAATTAG
- a CDS encoding YgcG family protein, giving the protein MKNFIKKVFNSLSILLFFTNIVQGQFNIPDPPKKIYPVNDYAGVLSHIQIEKLNKKLIQYSKITSTEILIPIVKDIHGEDSNFLASKWGEKWNIGKKDKNNGIIILLSINDKKISIQNGYGIEPYLTDFSTQNIIKKIKPFLKNHLYYKAIDIGIKEIFKIFKKINMNIKKNIIKILYGNFLFLLVSFFIMFFLFQKKSIEPSLLNTLFLTNILFKNRSINNQHDHNNNHEDNFDGFGEGGTFGGGGSSGNW; this is encoded by the coding sequence ATGAAAAATTTCATAAAAAAAGTTTTTAACTCATTATCTATTTTACTATTTTTCACAAATATCGTACAAGGACAATTCAATATACCTGACCCTCCAAAAAAAATATATCCTGTTAATGATTATGCTGGAGTACTATCTCATATCCAAATAGAAAAATTAAATAAAAAACTTATTCAATATTCAAAAATTACCTCAACAGAAATTTTAATTCCTATCGTTAAAGATATCCATGGGGAAGATTCTAATTTTTTAGCTTCCAAATGGGGAGAAAAATGGAATATCGGAAAAAAAGATAAAAATAATGGAATTATTATTTTATTATCTATAAACGATAAAAAAATATCCATCCAAAATGGATATGGAATAGAGCCATATCTTACAGATTTTTCCACTCAAAATATAATAAAAAAAATCAAACCTTTTTTAAAAAATCATCTTTATTATAAGGCTATAGATATCGGTATTAAAGAAATATTTAAAATTTTTAAAAAAATAAATATGAATATAAAAAAAAACATAATAAAAATTCTTTATGGAAATTTTTTATTCCTATTAGTATCTTTTTTTATTATGTTTTTTTTATTTCAAAAAAAAAGTATAGAACCTTCATTATTAAATACATTATTTTTAACCAATATTCTATTCAAAAATAGATCTATAAATAATCAACACGATCATAACAACAACCATGAAGATAATTTTGATGGATTTGGAGAAGGAGGAACCTTTGGAGGTGGAGGATCTAGTGGAAACTGGTAA
- a CDS encoding valine--tRNA ligase — protein MDIPIKYDPKSVEEKIYHHWINNDYFFSYPDNRKSYTIIMPPPNITGILHIGHILNNTIQDILIRYARMKGYNPCWIPGTDHASIATEAKIVYQLKKKGLSKFIIGRDKFLSYVVKWSEKHRNIIFNQLKKLGCSCDWNRGQFTMSKKLSESITKIFIDLYEKGYIYRGYHVVNWDPKARTTISDEEVVYKERIGTLYYIKYQIKGEENFITIATSRPETIFGDTAVCFHPDDVRYYHLKGKYVIIPIINRVIPIIQDSYVDPNFGTGCLKITPAHDINDKNIADKYHLDIINIFNEDATLNENGLHYQGMDRFEVKKKIIKELDKLGVIVNIEKFNQKIGISERTKSVVEQKLSLQWFLKMKKISHPAIEAVKNGKIKFYPNRFKKIYFQWMYKIHDWNISRQLWWGHRIPVYYYGSSPNDFVVAENLESALKKAKIKSHNYDLNYDNIWQDSDVLDTWFSSWILPISVFDGIFNPNNHEISYYYPTENLITGSDILFFWVARMIIAGYFFKKNKPFKNVYFTGILRDSKNKKISKSLNNSPNPIDLIEKYGADAVRMGIMLRASAGKDFHFEENFCLQGRNFSNKIWNAFRLIKSWEIKENHHRYDDFPKVSNMAIVWFENRFYYVLEIFEIYFHKYKFDESLMILYKLFWDDFCSLFLEIIKPISGNFISKTVYLNTVKWFENILKLLHPYMPFISEKIWSILKSRTKKEALIISSWPKKKSYNWNLLVSFERAIKIVSKIRNIRNKIHIPHKTSLILFSVKKKEEYHPVILKLANLSNIITILKKPKQGQFFSFFIETDRYFLSLDKKYHLDKNDSFNIEKKIQYFKNFLSIIRKNLSNDKYVKSVPQYLLLKEKKKESDTLKKIVYLKEILKKMNN, from the coding sequence ATGGATATTCCAATTAAATATGATCCAAAATCTGTAGAAGAAAAAATATATCATCATTGGATAAATAATGATTACTTTTTTTCCTATCCAGATAATAGAAAATCTTATACTATTATAATGCCTCCTCCAAATATTACTGGAATTCTTCACATAGGGCACATTTTGAATAATACTATACAAGATATATTAATTAGATATGCTAGAATGAAAGGGTATAATCCATGTTGGATACCAGGTACCGATCATGCTTCTATTGCCACCGAAGCAAAGATCGTTTATCAATTAAAAAAAAAAGGGTTATCCAAATTTATTATAGGAAGAGATAAATTTTTATCCTATGTTGTAAAATGGTCTGAAAAACATAGGAATATTATTTTTAATCAATTAAAAAAATTGGGGTGTTCTTGTGATTGGAACCGGGGGCAATTTACAATGAGTAAAAAATTATCTGAATCTATCACAAAAATTTTTATAGATTTATATGAAAAAGGATATATATACAGAGGGTATCATGTAGTTAATTGGGATCCAAAAGCTAGAACGACTATTTCTGACGAAGAAGTTGTATATAAAGAAAGGATAGGAACTCTTTATTATATAAAATATCAAATCAAAGGAGAAGAAAATTTTATTACTATTGCAACAAGTCGTCCGGAAACGATATTTGGAGATACAGCAGTTTGTTTTCATCCAGATGATGTACGTTATTATCATTTAAAGGGTAAGTATGTAATTATACCAATAATAAATAGAGTTATTCCCATTATTCAAGATTCATACGTAGATCCAAATTTTGGTACAGGATGTTTAAAAATAACTCCAGCTCATGATATTAATGATAAAAATATTGCGGATAAATACCATTTAGATATAATTAATATTTTTAATGAGGATGCAACTTTAAATGAAAATGGACTTCACTATCAAGGAATGGATCGTTTTGAAGTAAAAAAAAAGATAATTAAAGAGTTAGATAAATTAGGAGTTATAGTAAATATAGAAAAATTTAATCAAAAAATAGGAATTTCAGAAAGAACTAAATCTGTAGTAGAACAAAAATTATCTCTTCAATGGTTTTTAAAAATGAAAAAAATATCGCATCCTGCTATAGAAGCAGTTAAAAATGGGAAAATTAAATTTTATCCAAATAGATTTAAAAAAATTTATTTTCAATGGATGTATAAAATTCATGATTGGAATATATCGAGACAATTATGGTGGGGACACCGTATTCCTGTTTATTATTATGGTTCATCTCCAAATGATTTTGTGGTTGCAGAAAATTTGGAATCAGCTTTAAAAAAAGCGAAAATTAAGAGTCATAATTACGATTTAAACTATGATAATATTTGGCAAGATTCAGATGTTTTAGATACTTGGTTTTCTTCTTGGATATTACCTATATCTGTATTTGATGGAATTTTTAATCCTAATAATCATGAAATATCTTATTATTATCCTACTGAAAATTTGATAACAGGTTCGGATATATTATTTTTTTGGGTTGCTCGTATGATTATAGCAGGATACTTTTTTAAAAAAAATAAACCATTCAAAAATGTTTATTTTACTGGAATTTTGAGAGATTCAAAAAATAAAAAAATATCTAAATCATTAAATAATTCTCCCAATCCTATAGATTTAATTGAAAAATATGGAGCAGATGCTGTTCGTATGGGGATTATGCTTAGAGCTAGTGCCGGAAAAGACTTTCATTTTGAGGAAAATTTTTGTTTACAAGGAAGAAATTTTTCTAATAAAATATGGAATGCTTTTCGTTTGATAAAAAGTTGGGAAATAAAAGAAAATCATCATAGATATGATGATTTTCCTAAAGTATCTAATATGGCAATCGTATGGTTTGAAAATCGTTTTTATTATGTATTAGAAATTTTTGAGATTTATTTCCATAAATATAAATTTGATGAATCGTTAATGATTTTATATAAATTATTTTGGGATGATTTTTGTTCATTATTTCTTGAAATTATTAAACCAATTTCTGGAAATTTTATATCAAAAACTGTGTATTTGAATACTGTTAAATGGTTTGAAAATATTTTAAAATTGTTACATCCATATATGCCTTTTATTTCAGAAAAAATTTGGAGTATTCTTAAAAGTAGAACGAAAAAAGAAGCTTTAATTATTTCTTCTTGGCCTAAAAAAAAATCATATAATTGGAATTTATTAGTTTCTTTTGAAAGAGCTATTAAAATTGTATCTAAAATACGTAATATAAGAAATAAGATACATATTCCTCATAAGACAAGTTTAATTTTATTTTCTGTAAAAAAGAAAGAAGAATATCATCCAGTGATATTAAAATTAGCAAATTTATCTAACATTATTACAATCTTAAAAAAACCTAAACAAGGACAATTTTTTTCTTTTTTTATTGAAACGGATAGATACTTTTTATCTTTAGATAAAAAGTATCATTTAGATAAAAATGATTCATTTAATATTGAAAAAAAAATTCAGTATTTTAAGAATTTTTTATCTATAATTCGTAAAAATTTATCAAACGATAAATATGTAAAATCGGTTCCACAATACCTACTATTAAAGGAAAAAAAAAAAGAAAGTGATACTTTGAAAAAAATAGTTTATCTCAAAGAAATTTTAAAAAAAATGAATAATTAA
- a CDS encoding LemA family protein — protein sequence MKKGFLIYISTIFIVIFLIIFWITGTYNQLVQLNENIKKQWSQVENSYQRRSDLIPNLVNIVKGASNFEKNTLNQVIESRSKATSININPDNLNQNQVSRFQQSQEELNNSINRLLLIVENYPNLKSIQNFSELQNQLEGTENRINVERNKFNDKVNNFNTYRNKFPKIIISNLFSQFREKGYFKSKIGSEKAPIVDFYNS from the coding sequence ATGAAAAAAGGGTTTTTAATTTATATTTCTACTATTTTTATAGTGATATTTTTAATCATTTTTTGGATTACTGGAACATATAATCAATTAGTTCAACTAAACGAAAATATAAAAAAACAATGGAGTCAAGTAGAAAATTCTTATCAACGAAGATCCGATTTAATACCCAATTTAGTAAATATAGTTAAAGGGGCTTCTAATTTTGAAAAAAATACCTTGAATCAAGTAATAGAATCAAGATCAAAAGCAACCTCCATAAATATAAATCCAGATAATTTAAATCAAAATCAAGTAAGTAGATTTCAACAATCACAAGAAGAGTTAAATAACTCTATCAATAGATTACTATTAATTGTAGAAAATTATCCTAATTTAAAATCAATACAAAATTTTTCTGAATTACAAAATCAATTGGAAGGAACAGAAAATCGTATTAATGTAGAAAGAAATAAATTTAACGATAAAGTAAATAATTTTAATACTTACAGAAATAAATTTCCAAAAATTATAATCTCAAATTTATTTTCTCAATTTAGAGAAAAAGGATATTTTAAATCTAAAATAGGATCGGAAAAAGCACCTATTGTAGATTTTTATAATTCATGA